A stretch of the Dyella telluris genome encodes the following:
- the ubiG gene encoding bifunctional 2-polyprenyl-6-hydroxyphenol methylase/3-demethylubiquinol 3-O-methyltransferase UbiG gives MQAATNVSPEEIARFGKLAARWWDPDGESRPLHDLNPVRAGYVAERLNLRGARVADVGCGGGLLSEALAKSGAHVTGIDMGEKVIEIARLHMHESRLETPDLDIDYRVQSSAELAAAEPESFDAVCCMELIEHVPDPAALVNDLVRMVKPGGLVVMSTLNRTPVAFGAAILGAEYIMRMLPRGTHHYAQFLKPSELGRLMRHAGLEIDDVSGLGYNPLNRKAWVSRMTAVNYLISAHKPA, from the coding sequence ATGCAAGCTGCAACCAATGTCAGTCCCGAGGAAATCGCGCGCTTCGGCAAGCTGGCCGCGCGTTGGTGGGATCCGGATGGCGAATCGCGTCCGCTGCATGACCTCAACCCCGTGCGTGCCGGCTATGTCGCCGAACGCCTGAATCTGCGTGGTGCACGGGTGGCGGACGTCGGTTGCGGCGGCGGCCTGCTCAGCGAGGCGCTGGCGAAGTCCGGTGCCCACGTCACCGGCATCGACATGGGCGAAAAGGTGATCGAGATCGCCCGCTTGCACATGCATGAGTCGCGACTGGAAACGCCGGACCTCGATATCGACTACCGCGTGCAGTCCTCCGCCGAACTTGCGGCCGCCGAGCCGGAAAGTTTCGATGCCGTGTGCTGCATGGAGCTGATCGAACACGTGCCCGATCCGGCCGCACTGGTGAACGACCTCGTACGCATGGTGAAGCCGGGCGGCCTGGTGGTGATGTCCACGCTCAACCGCACGCCGGTGGCGTTCGGTGCCGCCATCCTCGGTGCCGAATACATCATGCGCATGCTGCCGCGTGGCACCCATCACTACGCGCAGTTCCTCAAGCCGTCGGAGCTGGGGCGCCTGATGCGCCATGCCGGGCTGGAGATCGACGATGTGTCCGGCCTCGGTTACAACCCGCTCAACCGCAAGGCGTGGGTGAGCCGCATGACCGCCGTGAATTACCTGATCAGCGCCCACAAGCCCGCATGA
- a CDS encoding EAL domain-containing response regulator, producing the protein MKTDQVIKILFIEKSVEDAEQIISLLRNSGIAVRPARATNAEQVTAALDELGPDIVLFDPSIGTLELREVSRMLDAHGRDLALIALVSQADNATITELFINGARSVALRPQPKQLMAVIQREFDSLNMRRQVRRLESALRESERRCDALLDSSTDAIAYVHEGMHVRANQAYLDTFGYADFDDLLGLPVLDMIGPNDADEFKTTLKGLSKGEKHAGSIELQARRADATTFKASVEFAHAMFEGEPCLQVVFRRQMVDTGVIEQLQRDPVTGLFNRARMLECIDEAVAAATQGTKGQSLLLIEPDNWQSIVAGVGLAKADELLAAFASRVEGQLTAHDTAGLLAEHTVGVLLHTRNDEGIKQWIAGLQQAIAGGIFDLGSRSITITASIGGSLLGERNANTELLLNQASQSLRNAQSQGGNRSDLHDPAAREKADEERERYWLGVLKQALTQNDFVLYHQQTISLQDAEGEFSEILLRLNGPQGEVLPGFFMPIAEKHNLTPAIDRWVLNQAIEHLQARERMGSPTTFFVKLTAGSLEDQDLLPWLGERLRQAALKHGQLVLEMTESKVVTSLRPAQEFVQAWQKLGGQFALEQFGSGLSSFQLLNHINADFLKIDRSYMADLPQQQESQKSVAEICRQARELKKQTIAEWVEDAASTSLLFACGVDFVQGNFLQEPQRLM; encoded by the coding sequence ATGAAAACTGACCAGGTCATCAAGATCCTTTTCATCGAGAAGTCAGTCGAAGACGCCGAACAGATCATCAGCCTGCTGCGAAACAGCGGCATCGCCGTCCGACCGGCACGCGCGACCAACGCCGAGCAAGTCACGGCGGCGCTCGATGAACTCGGACCCGACATCGTGCTGTTCGACCCCTCGATCGGCACACTCGAGCTGCGCGAAGTGTCGCGCATGCTCGACGCACACGGCCGCGACCTGGCGCTGATCGCGCTGGTCAGCCAGGCCGACAACGCCACCATCACCGAACTGTTCATCAACGGCGCGCGCAGCGTGGCGCTGCGCCCGCAGCCCAAGCAGCTGATGGCAGTGATCCAGCGCGAGTTCGACTCGCTCAACATGCGTCGTCAGGTGCGCCGCCTGGAATCCGCGCTGCGTGAATCGGAGCGTCGCTGCGACGCCCTGCTCGATTCGTCCACCGATGCCATTGCCTACGTGCACGAAGGCATGCACGTGCGCGCCAACCAGGCCTACCTCGATACCTTCGGCTACGCCGATTTCGACGACCTGCTCGGCCTGCCCGTGCTGGACATGATCGGCCCGAACGACGCGGACGAGTTCAAGACTACCCTCAAGGGACTCTCCAAGGGAGAGAAGCACGCCGGCTCCATCGAGCTGCAGGCCCGCCGCGCGGATGCCACCACCTTCAAGGCCAGCGTGGAATTCGCGCATGCCATGTTCGAAGGCGAGCCCTGCCTGCAGGTGGTGTTCCGCCGGCAGATGGTCGACACCGGCGTCATCGAACAACTGCAGCGCGACCCGGTCACCGGCCTGTTCAACCGCGCACGCATGCTGGAATGCATCGACGAGGCCGTTGCCGCAGCCACCCAGGGCACCAAGGGACAATCCCTGCTGCTGATCGAGCCGGACAACTGGCAGAGCATCGTGGCCGGCGTTGGCCTGGCCAAGGCCGATGAACTGCTGGCTGCTTTCGCCAGTCGCGTCGAAGGCCAGCTCACCGCCCACGACACCGCCGGCCTGCTGGCCGAACACACCGTGGGCGTGCTGCTGCACACGCGCAACGACGAAGGCATCAAACAGTGGATCGCCGGCCTTCAACAGGCCATTGCCGGTGGCATCTTCGACCTCGGCTCGCGCTCCATCACCATTACCGCGAGCATCGGCGGCAGCCTGCTGGGCGAACGCAACGCCAACACCGAGCTGCTCCTGAACCAGGCCAGCCAGTCCCTGCGCAACGCGCAGAGCCAGGGCGGCAACCGCAGCGACCTGCACGACCCCGCCGCACGCGAAAAGGCAGACGAGGAACGCGAGCGTTACTGGCTGGGCGTGCTCAAGCAGGCGCTCACGCAGAACGACTTCGTGCTCTATCACCAGCAGACCATCAGCCTGCAGGACGCCGAAGGCGAGTTCTCCGAAATCCTGCTGCGCCTCAACGGTCCGCAGGGCGAAGTCCTGCCCGGCTTCTTCATGCCCATCGCCGAGAAGCACAACCTCACGCCGGCCATCGATCGCTGGGTGTTGAACCAGGCCATCGAACACCTGCAGGCCCGCGAACGCATGGGCTCGCCGACCACCTTCTTCGTCAAGCTCACCGCTGGCTCACTGGAAGACCAGGACCTGCTCCCCTGGCTGGGCGAGCGCCTGCGCCAGGCCGCACTGAAGCATGGCCAGCTCGTGCTGGAAATGACCGAGAGCAAGGTGGTGACCTCGCTGCGCCCTGCCCAGGAATTCGTGCAGGCGTGGCAGAAGCTCGGCGGCCAGTTCGCCCTCGAACAGTTCGGCTCCGGCCTCAGCTCGTTCCAGCTCCTCAACCACATCAACGCCGACTTCCTGAAGATCGACCGCAGCTACATGGCCGACCTGCCACAGCAGCAGGAAAGCCAGAAGAGCGTGGCCGAAATCTGCCGCCAGGCACGCGAGCTGAAGAAACAGACGATTGCCGAGTGGGTGGAAGACGCCGCCAGCACGTCCCTGCTGTTCGCCTGCGGCGTGGACTTTGTGCAGGGTAACTTCCTGCAGGAGCCGCAGCGGTTGATGTGA
- a CDS encoding TRZ/ATZ family hydrolase, which translates to MSQNTPQTIDLLIEARWVVPVEPHGVVFEHHAVAVDHGAIVALLPIAEARAAYAPRERVELGEHVLIPGLVNTHTHNPMTLLRGLADDLPLMVWLQKHIWPVEGQVIGPEFVRDGVELAVAEMIRGGTTCANENYFFPDVIGATYRRMGFRAVVGLPVIEFPTAWAKTQDEYFDRAIEVHDSFLGDALVSTSFAPHAPYTVSDGSFERIRVLSDQLDIQVHLHTHETAHEVEEEIAKSGLRPFQRLQKLGLVNDRLIAVHMTQLTDAEIEACAEAGVSVVHCPESNLKLASGFCPAEKLRKAGVNVALGTDGCASNNDLDMFGEMRTAALLAKAVAGDAAAFDAAYALRAATLNGARAMGLEDRIGSIEAGKQADLAAVRVSDLETQPLYHVASQLAYATGRHQVTDVWINGVRKLAGRLLTDIDTDAVLAKTHAWRERIAAIDAG; encoded by the coding sequence ATGAGCCAGAACACCCCGCAAACCATCGACCTCCTGATCGAAGCGCGCTGGGTCGTGCCGGTGGAGCCGCATGGCGTCGTGTTCGAGCACCACGCCGTTGCCGTCGACCACGGTGCCATCGTGGCGCTGCTGCCCATTGCCGAGGCCCGCGCCGCCTATGCGCCGCGCGAGCGCGTGGAGCTAGGTGAGCACGTGCTGATCCCCGGCCTGGTCAACACGCATACGCACAACCCGATGACCCTGCTGCGTGGCCTTGCCGACGACCTGCCGCTGATGGTGTGGCTGCAGAAGCACATCTGGCCGGTGGAAGGGCAGGTGATCGGGCCGGAGTTCGTGCGCGACGGCGTGGAACTGGCCGTGGCCGAGATGATCCGTGGCGGCACCACCTGCGCCAACGAGAACTACTTCTTCCCCGATGTCATCGGTGCCACCTATCGCCGCATGGGTTTCCGCGCCGTGGTCGGCCTGCCGGTGATCGAATTTCCCACCGCCTGGGCGAAGACGCAGGACGAATATTTCGACCGCGCCATCGAAGTGCACGACAGCTTCCTGGGCGACGCACTGGTCAGCACCTCGTTCGCGCCGCATGCGCCGTACACGGTGTCTGACGGAAGCTTCGAACGCATCCGCGTGTTGTCCGATCAGTTGGACATCCAGGTGCATCTGCACACGCACGAAACCGCGCACGAAGTGGAAGAAGAAATAGCCAAGTCCGGCCTGCGTCCATTCCAGCGCCTGCAGAAGCTGGGCCTGGTCAATGACCGTCTGATCGCCGTGCACATGACCCAGCTGACCGATGCGGAAATCGAAGCCTGCGCGGAAGCGGGCGTGTCGGTGGTGCATTGTCCCGAATCCAACCTCAAGCTTGCCTCGGGCTTCTGCCCGGCAGAGAAGCTGCGCAAGGCCGGCGTGAACGTGGCCCTCGGCACGGACGGCTGCGCCTCCAACAATGATCTGGACATGTTTGGCGAAATGCGCACCGCCGCGCTGCTGGCCAAGGCCGTGGCCGGTGACGCCGCTGCGTTCGATGCGGCCTACGCGCTGCGCGCCGCCACGCTCAATGGTGCGCGCGCCATGGGCCTGGAAGATCGCATCGGTTCCATCGAGGCCGGCAAGCAGGCCGACCTCGCCGCGGTGCGTGTTTCGGACCTGGAGACGCAGCCCCTGTATCACGTGGCTTCGCAGCTGGCGTATGCCACGGGCCGCCACCAGGTGACCGACGTGTGGATCAACGGCGTGCGCAAGCTGGCGGGTCGCCTGCTCACCGACATCGACACCGATGCCGTGCTGGCCAAGACGCACGCGTGGCGCGAACGCATCGCGGCGATCGACGCGGGCTGA
- the rplS gene encoding 50S ribosomal protein L19, producing the protein MNKIIEQFEAEQITRQLPEFGPGDTVVVNVKVKEGNRERVQAFEGVVIAKRSRGLHSAFTVRKISHGTGVERVFQAHSPAIDSLEVKRKGKVRGAKLYYLRNLEGKAARIKEDVAAVSAAKAAKKAAGE; encoded by the coding sequence ATGAACAAGATCATCGAACAGTTCGAAGCCGAGCAGATCACCCGCCAGCTGCCGGAATTTGGCCCTGGTGACACCGTGGTGGTCAACGTGAAGGTGAAGGAAGGTAACCGCGAGCGCGTCCAGGCGTTCGAGGGTGTCGTCATCGCCAAGCGCAGCCGCGGCCTGCATTCGGCCTTCACCGTGCGCAAGATTTCGCACGGCACCGGCGTGGAGCGCGTGTTCCAGGCTCACAGCCCGGCCATCGACTCGCTGGAAGTGAAGCGCAAGGGCAAGGTGCGTGGCGCCAAGCTGTACTACCTGCGCAACCTGGAAGGCAAGGCTGCCCGCATCAAGGAAGACGTCGCTGCCGTCTCCGCCGCCAAGGCTGCGAAGAAGGCTGCCGGGGAGTAA
- the epmB gene encoding EF-P beta-lysylation protein EpmB, with product MITASHAARLSLPETDWRTLWREAVTDPQELLGLVGLGHLADRLPAADAGFAVRVPRGFVARMGQGNPQDPLLLQALPQLAELDVVPGFATDAVGDMAARSAQGVLHKYEGRALLIASGSCAINCRYCFRRHFPYGDEMAAAGQWRKALEHVREDSSISELILSGGDPLSLATAKLEELTRGLAQIPHVTRLRIHTRLPVVLPERIDDAFIRWLGELPLQKVVVLHANHANEFDARVDAACARLRDAGATLLNQSVLLRGINDDADALAALSERLFAAGVLPYYLHQLDRVQGAAHFEVDDDRAQALVEAVRHRLPGYLVPKLVREVGGEPSKRPV from the coding sequence ATGATAACCGCAAGCCACGCCGCCCGCCTATCACTGCCCGAAACTGACTGGCGCACGCTGTGGCGCGAGGCCGTCACGGACCCGCAGGAGCTGCTGGGCCTGGTGGGGCTGGGGCACCTGGCCGACCGCCTGCCGGCCGCCGATGCCGGCTTCGCGGTGCGCGTACCCCGGGGCTTCGTGGCCCGCATGGGCCAGGGTAATCCGCAGGACCCCCTGCTGCTGCAGGCCCTGCCCCAGCTGGCGGAACTGGACGTGGTGCCGGGCTTCGCCACGGACGCGGTGGGCGACATGGCCGCCCGCTCCGCCCAGGGCGTGCTGCACAAGTACGAGGGCCGCGCCCTGCTGATCGCCAGCGGCAGCTGCGCCATCAACTGCCGCTACTGCTTCCGCCGCCACTTTCCCTACGGGGACGAGATGGCCGCCGCAGGCCAGTGGCGCAAGGCGCTGGAGCATGTGCGCGAGGACAGCTCCATCAGCGAGTTGATCCTCTCCGGCGGCGACCCCCTCTCGCTGGCTACGGCCAAGCTGGAAGAACTGACCCGCGGCCTGGCCCAGATCCCGCACGTGACCCGCCTGCGCATCCACACCCGCCTGCCGGTAGTGCTGCCGGAGCGTATCGACGACGCCTTTATCCGCTGGCTGGGCGAGCTGCCGCTGCAGAAGGTGGTGGTGCTGCACGCCAACCACGCCAACGAGTTCGACGCCCGCGTGGACGCGGCCTGCGCCCGCCTGCGCGACGCCGGCGCCACCCTACTCAACCAGTCGGTGCTCCTGCGTGGCATCAACGACGACGCCGATGCCCTGGCCGCCCTGTCCGAGCGCCTGTTTGCCGCCGGCGTACTGCCCTACTACCTGCACCAGCTGGACCGCGTGCAGGGCGCCGCGCATTTCGAGGTGGACGATGACCGTGCCCAGGCCCTGGTCGAGGCCGTCCGGCATCGCCTGCCTGGCTACCTCGTACCCAAGCTGGTACGCGAAGTGGGCGGCGAACCGTCCAAGCGCCCGGTGTAA
- the rimM gene encoding ribosome maturation factor RimM (Essential for efficient processing of 16S rRNA), whose product MTAAGRRVLMGRIVGLYGVQGWIKIESWSEPRTRIFTYQPWLLVSAPGVETEVTGVKGRPQGKGLVAQLPGVDDRDAAEALVGQDIYVARELLPPPGKDEFYWVDLEGLEVVTTEGVALGRVSHLFATGANDVVVVKDGTRERLIPFIQGSFVRSVDLSDGRMVVDWDPEF is encoded by the coding sequence ATGACGGCAGCCGGCCGGCGCGTCCTGATGGGACGCATCGTCGGGCTGTACGGCGTGCAGGGCTGGATCAAGATCGAATCCTGGTCCGAGCCCCGTACGCGGATCTTCACTTACCAACCCTGGCTGCTGGTTTCGGCGCCGGGTGTGGAAACGGAGGTCACGGGAGTCAAAGGTCGTCCGCAGGGCAAAGGGCTGGTAGCCCAGTTGCCCGGGGTGGATGACCGAGATGCAGCAGAAGCGCTGGTGGGGCAGGACATCTACGTCGCCCGCGAGCTGCTGCCACCTCCCGGCAAGGATGAGTTTTACTGGGTCGATCTAGAGGGTCTCGAGGTCGTCACCACGGAAGGCGTGGCACTGGGTCGGGTCAGTCATCTGTTCGCGACCGGTGCCAACGACGTCGTGGTGGTAAAGGACGGTACGCGCGAGCGGCTGATTCCTTTCATCCAGGGATCTTTCGTGCGTTCGGTGGATTTGTCCGACGGGCGCATGGTGGTGGACTGGGATCCTGAATTCTGA
- a CDS encoding YciI family protein, whose protein sequence is MNRYLVMAMRRPGFDPAVVQPHKDFLEGLRAGGRLEMSGGFSDQTGGAYLMRAADMDEALSIAHQDPAHTSGGWDITVYEWNAR, encoded by the coding sequence ATGAACCGATATCTCGTCATGGCCATGCGCCGCCCCGGTTTCGACCCCGCCGTGGTACAGCCGCACAAGGACTTCCTGGAAGGCCTGCGTGCCGGCGGCCGGCTGGAAATGTCCGGCGGTTTCAGCGACCAGACCGGTGGCGCCTACCTCATGCGCGCCGCCGACATGGACGAGGCGTTGTCCATCGCGCATCAGGACCCGGCCCACACCAGTGGCGGCTGGGATATCACCGTTTACGAATGGAACGCGCGCTAA
- the gph gene encoding phosphoglycolate phosphatase (PGP is an essential enzyme in the glycolate salvage pathway in higher organisms (photorespiration in plants). Phosphoglycolate results from the oxidase activity of RubisCO in the Calvin cycle when concentrations of carbon dioxide are low relative to oxygen. This enzyme is a member of the Haloacid Dehalogenase (HAD) superfamily of aspartate-nucleophile hydrolase enzymes (PF00702).) has product MKPIPENLQGVLFDLDGTLLDSAPDLFAALKAQCGEMQVAVPPYAMVRDVVSRGSRAILRCAFPDLDEEALLALVPRYLELYQELMAEHTRPFDGVDELLASLEAQGIAWGVVTNKPGFLTDDLLVRIGWMPRAAAVVSGDTLPVKKPDPAPVLLACERAGLDPSRCLFVGDDRRDVMAGAAAGLVTVAVRWGYLDGGDPYAWNADLVVDHPSDLTRRLKVTA; this is encoded by the coding sequence ATGAAGCCCATACCGGAAAACCTCCAGGGTGTGCTGTTCGATCTCGACGGCACGTTGCTCGACAGCGCCCCCGATCTTTTCGCCGCGCTGAAAGCGCAGTGCGGCGAGATGCAGGTCGCGGTGCCGCCCTACGCGATGGTTCGCGACGTGGTGTCGCGCGGTTCGCGCGCGATCCTGCGCTGCGCCTTTCCCGACCTCGATGAAGAAGCGCTGCTTGCGCTGGTGCCGCGTTACCTCGAGCTCTATCAGGAGCTGATGGCCGAGCACACGCGCCCGTTCGATGGCGTGGACGAACTGCTGGCCTCGCTCGAAGCGCAGGGCATCGCGTGGGGCGTGGTCACCAACAAGCCGGGTTTTCTCACCGACGACCTGCTGGTGCGCATCGGCTGGATGCCGCGCGCCGCGGCCGTGGTATCCGGTGACACGCTACCGGTGAAGAAGCCCGATCCGGCGCCGGTGCTGCTCGCCTGCGAGCGGGCCGGGCTCGATCCGTCGCGTTGCCTGTTCGTGGGCGACGACCGCCGTGACGTGATGGCCGGTGCGGCCGCCGGCCTGGTCACGGTCGCCGTGCGCTGGGGTTACCTCGATGGTGGCGATCCGTACGCATGGAACGCGGATCTGGTGGTGGATCACCCGTCCGACCTCACCCGTCGCCTCAAGGTGACGGCATGA
- the trmD gene encoding tRNA (guanosine(37)-N1)-methyltransferase TrmD, translated as MRIDVVTLFPDFMRQCASVGVVGRAQQRELLQVETWNPRDFATDNYRTVDGRTCGGGPGMVMLIQPLRDALKAVREAAPEPVHVIYLSPQGARLTQGRVEALAKLPRIALLCGRYEGVDERLLAHEVDEELSIGDYVLSGGELGAAVIIDAVGRLQDGALNDAQSAQQDSFSDGLLDCPHYAKPVHDALGDVPDVLLSGDHAAIRRWRLKQSLGRTWLRRPDLLAQRALDAESRALLDEFRREHAQQTRHDDTAH; from the coding sequence ATGCGCATCGATGTCGTCACGTTGTTTCCCGACTTCATGCGTCAGTGTGCTTCGGTTGGCGTGGTTGGTCGGGCGCAGCAGCGTGAATTGCTCCAGGTGGAAACCTGGAACCCGCGCGATTTCGCCACCGACAATTACCGCACCGTGGACGGCCGCACCTGCGGCGGCGGGCCCGGGATGGTGATGCTGATCCAGCCTTTGCGTGATGCCCTCAAGGCAGTGCGCGAAGCGGCACCGGAACCGGTGCACGTGATTTATCTCAGTCCGCAAGGTGCGAGGCTGACGCAGGGTAGGGTGGAAGCGTTGGCGAAACTGCCGCGCATCGCCTTGCTCTGTGGGCGTTACGAAGGTGTGGACGAGCGTCTGCTGGCGCACGAGGTCGACGAGGAGCTCTCCATCGGCGATTATGTGCTGTCCGGCGGTGAGCTGGGCGCGGCAGTGATCATCGATGCCGTGGGCCGCTTGCAGGACGGTGCGTTGAATGACGCGCAGTCGGCGCAGCAGGATTCGTTCTCGGACGGACTGCTGGATTGCCCGCACTATGCAAAACCGGTGCATGACGCACTGGGCGACGTGCCGGACGTACTGCTCTCCGGTGACCACGCGGCCATCCGCCGCTGGCGCCTGAAGCAATCGCTGGGACGGACCTGGTTGCGGCGTCCCGATCTTTTGGCGCAGCGCGCGCTGGATGCAGAATCCCGAGCGCTGTTGGATGAATTCCGCCGCGAGCATGCTCAGCAGACGCGGCACGACGATACGGCCCATTAA
- the efp gene encoding elongation factor P, with protein MATAGLNDVKKGMKILHNNDPWVITDADFIKPGKGQAFTRIFIRNLKNGRTSESTMKSSDSFEVADVVDTDMQYLYSDGEFWHFMQQETFEQHQASKAGMGDAVKWLKGEEECVVTLFNGEIISVQAPNFVELKITETDPGLRGDTSGGGGKPATLETGAVVRVPLFVTTEEVIKVDTRTGEYVSRVGK; from the coding sequence ATGGCCACCGCCGGTCTCAACGACGTCAAGAAGGGTATGAAGATCCTTCACAACAATGACCCGTGGGTCATTACGGACGCCGACTTCATCAAGCCCGGCAAGGGTCAGGCGTTCACCCGCATCTTCATCCGCAACCTGAAGAACGGCCGCACCAGCGAATCGACCATGAAGTCCAGCGACAGCTTCGAAGTCGCCGACGTGGTCGATACCGACATGCAGTACCTGTACTCCGATGGCGAGTTCTGGCACTTCATGCAGCAGGAGACGTTCGAGCAGCACCAGGCCAGCAAGGCTGGCATGGGCGACGCCGTGAAGTGGCTGAAGGGCGAGGAAGAGTGCGTGGTGACGTTGTTCAACGGCGAAATCATCTCCGTGCAGGCGCCGAACTTCGTCGAACTGAAGATCACCGAGACCGATCCGGGCCTGCGTGGCGACACCTCGGGCGGCGGCGGCAAGCCGGCCACCCTGGAAACCGGCGCCGTGGTGCGCGTGCCGCTGTTCGTCACCACCGAAGAAGTGATCAAGGTCGACACCCGCACGGGCGAATACGTCAGCCGCGTCGGCAAGTGA
- a CDS encoding squalene/phytoene synthase family protein produces MSGTALQSYIDKWLAVQPQQRIALAFVDQNAYPGHIALAAFEQELLGAAYGIREPHVAATKLNWWAEELSGAAASGGRHPLTQVLFDDDRAHAIAAERWVAPVLAAMGQLEEGTAADFPAQLAAGSLLHGAIADLETTWWFGDQASSERATRVATLSHLLYSLLRLEEDADRDRLALPMSRLAKFGLSRNELREASTARNDAIRAQLDDLHQAWRDADRLPGPLSAFRGLESRLGKALVAKARKANDPLDVLRKGQARQGLGVTWQAWQAARSWRSKVD; encoded by the coding sequence ATGAGTGGCACGGCGCTGCAGAGTTATATCGACAAGTGGCTGGCCGTGCAGCCGCAGCAGCGCATCGCGTTGGCGTTCGTTGACCAGAATGCCTACCCCGGCCACATCGCGCTGGCGGCGTTCGAGCAGGAACTGCTGGGTGCCGCCTACGGCATCCGCGAACCGCACGTGGCGGCGACCAAGCTCAACTGGTGGGCGGAAGAACTGTCGGGCGCGGCGGCCAGTGGCGGACGCCACCCGCTGACACAGGTGCTGTTCGACGACGATCGCGCCCATGCCATCGCGGCCGAGCGCTGGGTGGCCCCGGTGCTGGCGGCCATGGGGCAGCTGGAAGAGGGCACGGCGGCTGATTTCCCGGCGCAGCTCGCGGCCGGTTCGCTGTTGCATGGAGCCATTGCCGATCTGGAAACCACCTGGTGGTTTGGCGACCAGGCTTCCAGCGAGCGCGCCACGCGCGTGGCGACGCTGTCGCATCTGCTGTACTCGCTGCTGCGCCTGGAAGAAGACGCTGATCGCGACCGCCTGGCGTTGCCCATGTCGCGCCTGGCCAAGTTCGGCCTGAGCCGCAACGAATTGCGTGAAGCGAGCACCGCCCGCAACGACGCCATCCGCGCCCAGCTGGACGACCTGCATCAGGCCTGGCGCGACGCGGACAGGCTGCCGGGGCCGCTGAGCGCCTTCCGCGGTCTGGAATCGCGCCTGGGCAAGGCCCTGGTGGCCAAGGCACGCAAGGCGAACGACCCGCTCGACGTGCTGCGCAAAGGGCAGGCAAGGCAGGGGCTGGGCGTGACCTGGCAGGCGTGGCAGGCCGCGCGCAGCTGGCGCAGCAAGGTCGATTGA
- the rpsP gene encoding 30S ribosomal protein S16, with the protein MVKIRLSRGGAKGRPFYHIVVTDQRNKRDGRSIENVGFYNPVASGKDKRLELNVARVQEWIGKGAQLTDKVASLLKEAGKQQAA; encoded by the coding sequence ATGGTCAAGATTCGTCTTTCGCGCGGCGGCGCCAAGGGCCGTCCGTTCTACCACATCGTTGTCACCGACCAGCGCAACAAGCGCGACGGCCGCAGCATCGAGAACGTGGGTTTCTACAATCCGGTTGCCTCGGGCAAGGACAAGCGCCTTGAGCTGAACGTTGCCCGCGTGCAGGAGTGGATCGGCAAGGGTGCGCAGCTGACCGACAAGGTCGCCTCCCTGCTGAAGGAAGCCGGCAAGCAGCAGGCTGCCTGA